From Cannabis sativa cultivar Pink pepper isolate KNU-18-1 chromosome 8, ASM2916894v1, whole genome shotgun sequence, a single genomic window includes:
- the LOC133030234 gene encoding uncharacterized protein LOC133030234: MPVLDSGARMWDWVTFLWNLKSRGVDTNELFLYASIVVDTIWRARNDKSVGTQVWSPPLEDWVKINCDVKVGGDTICAVAIARDHNESALWVAVKRLHFFDPLAGEAAACLLAMETAVSLHHPFVLVESDSEIVIKNLKGDDSIWGIENYVRHCKLLSTFMTNCNFSCIARSCNYAAHNVAKWAFANNVTGMVEISTIPINIFCNDYEV, encoded by the exons ATGCCTGTTCTGGATTCAGGAGCCCGAATGTGGGACTGGGTTACTTTTCTTTGGAATCTTAAATCCAGAGGAGTTGATACTAATGAGCTGTTCCTCTATGCCTCGATTGTGGTAGATACGATTTGGAGGGCCCGTAACGACAAG TCTGTTGGGACTCAGGTTTGGTCTCCGCCACTGGAAGATTGGGTTAAAATCAACTGCGATGTCAAAGTTGGAGGTGACACTATATGTGCTGTGGCGATTGCGAGAGACCATAACGAATCAGCATTGTGGGTGGCAGTTAAAAGGCTACACTTCTTTGACCCACTCGCTGGAGAAGCTGCGGCCTGTCTTTTAGCCATGGAGACGGCGGTCTCATTGCATCATCCTTTTGTTTTGGTGGAGAGTGATTCAGAGATTGTTATTAAGAACCTAAAAGGGGATGACTCTATTTGGGGGATTGAGAACTATGTGCGTCATTGCAAGCTCCTCTCTACTTTTATGACTAATTGTAATTTCTCTTGTATAGCTAGAAGCTGTAACTACGCGGCTCATAATGTGGCCAAATGGGCGTTTGCCAACAATGTTACGGGCATGGTAGAGATATCTACTATACCTATTAATATCTTTTGTAATGACTATGAGGTCTaa